GCCTATTTTTTGTGCAAATCAACGAAATGGGCCGAAAACAACGAAAAATCGCGGTTCCGGCAAAGTTATCTCCAAACTTATCCACAGGAACCGTGGATTTGTTTTCTCTTGAAACAAAATCCCGAAGATTGCAGGGCCACCCAAAGAATCATATTTCAGGGCTATGAGCGAACAACATCCCCCCCAGACCGAAACTGAGACCGGCTATGCCCGCATTCAGAGTTATTTGAAAACACTGGACGGATCGCCGGGAGTTTACCGGATGTTGGATGCTGAAAGTCGTGTGCTTTATGTCGGCAAGGCCCGGAACTTGAGAGCGCGCGTCAGCAACTACTCAAGACCCGGAAACCACACCGGACGGATCGCGCGCATGATCTCGGAAACATCGTCAATGATGTTTCTCACAACCAAAACCGAGACCGAAGCCCTGTTGCTTGAGCAAAACCTGATCAAGCAGCTTAAGCCGAAGTACAACGTGCTGTTGCGGGACGATAAAAGCTTCCCGAACATTCTTGTGAGCAAGTCCCACAGCTTTCCACAGATCAAGAAGCACCGCGGCGCCAAGAAGGAAAAGGGCAGCTACTATGGTCCTTTCGCAAACGCCGGTGCCGTCAATCGTACTTTGAATCAGTTGCAGAAGGTTTTTCTTCTGCGCAATTGCTCGGACGCGATGTTTGAAAGTCGCACGCGGCCCTGCCTTTTGTATCAGATCAAGCGGTGTTCAGGGCCCTGTGTCGGCAAGATCAGTGCGGAAGACTACGCCACCAGTGTGAGCGATGCTGAGCGTTTCCTGTCGGGCCGTTCGACACAGATACAGGAAACACTGGCTGCGCAGATGCAGGCGGCGTCCGACGCCATGGAGTTCGAACGCGCCGCGGCGCTGAGAGATCGTATTCGCGCTTTGACAGCGGTGCAGGCGTCGCAGGGGATCAATCCGAGGGGCGTTGCGGAGGCAGATGTAATCGCGTTGCATCTGGAAAACGGACAGGCTTGCGTCCAAGTGTTCTTCATTCGCGCAAACCAGAACTGGGGCAATCGCGATTACTACCCGCGTGTGGGTGCCGATGTTGAGGCCGCAGAGGTTCTGGAAGCTTTTGTCGGGCAATTCTACGACACTAAAGAACCGCCGCGACAACTCATTATAAGCCATCCGATCGACAACTCCGATCTGATGGCGGAGGCCCTGAGTGGCAAGCTTGGGCGTAAGGTTGAGATATTGGTGCCTAAACGCGGCGAGAAGGCAGAGCTTGTTAGCGGCGCGGCGCGGAATGCGCGGGAAAGTCTGGC
This genomic window from Shimia isoporae contains:
- the uvrC gene encoding excinuclease ABC subunit UvrC — encoded protein: MSEQHPPQTETETGYARIQSYLKTLDGSPGVYRMLDAESRVLYVGKARNLRARVSNYSRPGNHTGRIARMISETSSMMFLTTKTETEALLLEQNLIKQLKPKYNVLLRDDKSFPNILVSKSHSFPQIKKHRGAKKEKGSYYGPFANAGAVNRTLNQLQKVFLLRNCSDAMFESRTRPCLLYQIKRCSGPCVGKISAEDYATSVSDAERFLSGRSTQIQETLAAQMQAASDAMEFERAAALRDRIRALTAVQASQGINPRGVAEADVIALHLENGQACVQVFFIRANQNWGNRDYYPRVGADVEAAEVLEAFVGQFYDTKEPPRQLIISHPIDNSDLMAEALSGKLGRKVEILVPKRGEKAELVSGAARNARESLARKMSETATQAKLLKGVAEAFDLDGSPERIEVYDNSHIQGTNAVGGMIVAGPEGFMKNSYRKFNIKGDDLTPGDDFGMMKEVLTRRFERLLKEDPDREQGMWPDLLLIDGGAGQVSAVHEIMAEFGVEDIPMVGVAKGVDRDHGKEEFHRIGKSVMALRRNDPVLYFIQRLRDEAHRFAIGTHRAKRAKAVGATPLDDVPGVGATRKRALLAHFGSAKAVSRANLADLKAVDGVSDALAETIYDFFHEGG